The following proteins come from a genomic window of Deinococcus aerophilus:
- a CDS encoding DUF1684 domain-containing protein, with product MTTPYAEAVLDFRRRKDEHFSSGRGPVAPEAFHGLSYFAPDPRWAFRAMLERLPASEAAHFTLETNTGDPRVMDRYGTLTLPLPGGPHTLSVFVPAGEDQPQRVFIPFRDATSGQETYGAGRYLDAPVSARSEGGDLLIEVDFNMAYQPYCAYGDGWTCPLPPGENWIAQPIPAGEKLPGQD from the coding sequence GTGACCACGCCCTACGCGGAAGCGGTGCTGGACTTTCGCCGCCGCAAGGACGAACACTTTTCCTCGGGTCGGGGACCGGTGGCGCCGGAGGCCTTCCACGGCCTGAGCTACTTCGCGCCGGACCCCCGCTGGGCCTTCCGGGCCATGCTCGAACGTCTGCCCGCATCGGAAGCGGCCCACTTCACGCTGGAGACAAATACCGGCGATCCGCGTGTGATGGACCGGTACGGCACGCTGACCCTGCCGCTGCCCGGCGGTCCACATACCCTGAGCGTGTTCGTGCCTGCCGGTGAAGACCAGCCGCAACGGGTGTTCATTCCCTTCCGGGACGCCACCAGCGGTCAGGAGACCTACGGAGCCGGCCGGTATCTGGACGCCCCGGTCTCGGCCCGCTCCGAGGGCGGCGACCTGCTGATAGAGGTCGATTTCAACATGGCCTATCAGCCGTACTGCGCCTACGGAGACGGCTGGACCTGCCCGCTGCCGCCCGGCGAGAACTGGATCGCGCAGCCCATCCCCGCCGGGGAGAAACTGCCCGGCCAGGACTGA
- a CDS encoding PP2C family protein-serine/threonine phosphatase → MPALMSSGLLTDVGRQRQGGVNQDAALALELPQGGLYAVADGMGGHAAGELAANLALDALSQHYLEGRSSPPVRLAEAVQAANVAVVRHAVGEYVGMGTTLIAALIDRGALLIAHVGDSRAYLLRGGELHRLTEDHSWVSEQVRLGHMTEREAREHQWRSVVSNALGGEERVRLELYGLPLQAGDRLLLCSDGLSGVVCDEDLLRLLAQPLTPEATTRLLVNAANDAGGPDNITAVVVDVQQSARLPNYALPMQREDGPAYIDILLSTQRGNSLSTYLLLMIAYFTLLGVMLLPGWRAVIGLLGTALLVFIIVVQRLQLTRRARSTLSRPSAVLKDVLGQMTRPGGAGRSHHDT, encoded by the coding sequence ATGCCCGCCTTAATGTCGTCCGGCCTGCTGACCGATGTGGGGCGTCAGCGTCAGGGCGGCGTCAATCAGGACGCGGCGCTGGCACTGGAGCTGCCGCAGGGGGGACTGTATGCGGTGGCCGACGGCATGGGTGGTCACGCCGCCGGGGAGCTGGCGGCCAATCTGGCGCTGGACGCCCTGAGCCAGCACTACCTGGAGGGCCGCAGCAGTCCGCCCGTGCGGCTGGCCGAGGCGGTGCAGGCCGCCAACGTGGCGGTGGTGCGGCACGCCGTCGGGGAATACGTGGGCATGGGCACCACCCTGATCGCCGCGCTGATCGACCGCGGCGCGCTGCTGATCGCGCATGTCGGCGATTCGCGCGCCTACCTGCTGCGGGGCGGCGAACTGCACCGCCTGACCGAGGACCACTCCTGGGTCAGCGAGCAGGTGCGCCTGGGCCACATGACCGAGCGTGAGGCCCGCGAGCACCAGTGGCGCAGCGTGGTGAGCAACGCGCTGGGCGGCGAGGAACGGGTGCGGCTGGAACTGTACGGCCTGCCCCTCCAGGCCGGAGACCGCCTGCTGCTGTGCAGCGACGGCCTGAGCGGCGTGGTGTGCGACGAGGATCTGCTGCGGCTGCTCGCCCAGCCGCTGACTCCAGAGGCCACCACCCGGCTGCTGGTCAATGCCGCCAACGACGCCGGGGGGCCGGACAACATCACCGCCGTGGTGGTGGACGTGCAGCAGAGCGCCCGGTTGCCCAACTACGCCCTGCCGATGCAGCGCGAGGACGGCCCGGCCTACATAGACATCCTGCTCAGCACCCAGCGCGGCAACAGCCTGAGCACCTACCTGCTGCTGATGATCGCGTACTTCACGCTGCTGGGGGTCATGCTGCTGCCCGGCTGGCGCGCGGTGATCGGTCTGCTGGGCACCGCGCTGCTCGTCTTCATCATCGTGGTGCAGCGCCTGCAGCTCACGCGCCGGGCCCGCTCGACCCTGTCGCGGCCCAGCGCCGTCCTGAAAGACGTGCTGGGCCAGATGACCCGCCCCGGCGGAGCCGGGCGCTCGCACCACGACACCTGA
- a CDS encoding ATP-binding protein codes for MTAIARARTLGELLETPGYAGRTPFDGKIRLVQDEVRENLTRKLRSGEELFPGVVGYDDTVIPQLVNALLARQNFILLGLRGQAKSRILRAITGLLDETVPVIDGVDMPDDPLNPVGAEGRHLLEAHGLDLPIRWLPRAERYVEKLATPDVTVADLIGDVDPIKAARLGTSLGDTRSMHFGLLPRANRGIFAVNELADLAPKVQVALFNILQEGDVQIKGYPIRLELDVMLVFSANPEDYTARGKIVTPLKDRIGSEIRTHYPTDVRLGMDITAQEAVKADGVTVPGFISELIEEIAFQAREDGRVDKMSGVSQRLPISLLEVAAANAERRSLIAGDEPVVRVSDVYAGLPAITGKMELEYEGELKGADNVAKEVIRKAAGAVYGRLCGSMDTQKLEKWFEDGNVFRFPQSGEAGAGVKATREVPGLNDLAAEVAGSSSDAVRVSAAEFVLEGLYGRKKLSRAEELYAAPEPETRQQRGGRWN; via the coding sequence ATGACTGCGATTGCCAGGGCCAGAACGCTGGGTGAACTGCTGGAGACGCCCGGTTACGCGGGACGAACCCCTTTCGACGGAAAGATCCGGCTGGTGCAGGACGAGGTGCGCGAGAACCTGACGCGCAAGCTCAGAAGCGGCGAGGAACTGTTTCCCGGCGTGGTCGGCTATGACGACACCGTCATTCCGCAACTGGTCAACGCGCTGCTGGCACGGCAGAACTTCATCCTGCTGGGGCTGCGCGGTCAGGCCAAGAGCCGGATCCTGCGGGCCATCACCGGCCTGCTCGACGAAACGGTGCCGGTGATTGACGGTGTGGACATGCCCGACGATCCTCTGAACCCTGTGGGCGCCGAGGGCCGCCACCTGCTTGAGGCCCACGGCCTGGACCTGCCCATCCGCTGGCTGCCGCGTGCGGAGCGCTACGTGGAGAAGCTCGCCACCCCGGATGTCACGGTGGCCGATCTGATCGGGGACGTGGACCCCATCAAGGCCGCCCGCCTGGGCACCTCGCTGGGCGACACCCGCTCCATGCATTTCGGGCTGCTGCCGCGCGCCAACCGGGGCATCTTTGCCGTCAACGAGCTGGCCGACCTTGCGCCCAAGGTCCAAGTGGCGCTGTTCAACATCCTTCAGGAAGGCGACGTGCAGATCAAGGGCTATCCCATCCGCCTGGAACTGGACGTGATGCTGGTCTTCAGCGCCAACCCCGAGGACTACACGGCGCGCGGCAAGATCGTCACGCCCCTCAAGGACCGCATCGGCAGCGAGATCCGCACCCACTATCCCACCGACGTGCGGCTGGGCATGGACATCACCGCGCAGGAAGCGGTCAAGGCAGATGGGGTCACCGTGCCGGGCTTTATCTCCGAGCTGATCGAGGAAATTGCCTTCCAGGCCCGCGAGGACGGACGGGTGGACAAGATGAGCGGGGTGTCTCAGCGCCTGCCCATCTCGCTGCTGGAAGTGGCCGCCGCCAACGCCGAGCGCCGCAGCCTGATTGCCGGGGATGAGCCGGTGGTGCGCGTCAGCGACGTGTACGCGGGCCTGCCGGCCATCACCGGCAAGATGGAACTGGAGTACGAGGGCGAGCTCAAGGGCGCGGACAACGTGGCCAAGGAAGTAATCCGCAAGGCGGCGGGTGCGGTGTACGGTCGCCTGTGCGGCAGCATGGACACCCAGAAGCTGGAAAAGTGGTTTGAGGACGGCAACGTCTTCCGGTTTCCGCAGTCCGGCGAGGCCGGGGCGGGCGTGAAGGCCACCCGCGAGGTGCCGGGACTGAATGACCTGGCCGCCGAGGTCGCGGGCAGCAGCAGCGACGCCGTGCGGGTCAGTGCAGCCGAATTCGTGCTTGAAGGGCTGTACGGCCGCAAGAAGCTCTCGCGCGCCGAG